One Aphidius gifuensis isolate YNYX2018 linkage group LG5, ASM1490517v1, whole genome shotgun sequence genomic region harbors:
- the LOC122858241 gene encoding putative uncharacterized protein DDB_G0287457 — MFKRLGKSRRHSNDEAGPSLSQIPLDIKPFKNKSLSEHEFNQSLNPSILHSSKFKYARHSFGDASSINIMKPDENGLNKNIKVDTDYQTVMAVPAFIVEHEPEKHRGHLSVWGRKMSKKIESFRKCGSRECISTLNEDDVINNNNNNKNNNNNINHFGKNEQKITPKRSASPFKSFFIRMGSTGMLNSTRNRCSSIIDDRINISEKDNLFRSCSTSQLNTSPTYVKGDDPSDGIDLQISNRNIKTVSCDNLANKECHDAFDETSLGSVSLTNYTSSSGFVACDFNNIKNDNLRKSSSCDFKEVKKTNFPYAFLRSKLSVLPEEQCKRDCKEDRLFKTTSEENFQILKIEELYDGTTTLGRKRNNEQKNKLNIKYCRNSYAEYRCVDDDIKNKIYEPDSYSLNPSDLNNDVKKNNISDEINYSKFIKNSRCNNKPPTLVESNHETSDYNLVNDYRLSDTFSLSTELDVIATLRNQRRNSVPCSEQRLSSHYVSSNESGYDSDGPGRGESTVNYENEISNNKFTDSSDTSSVIDSEIEKPIRSSTPRGCRNNSLDNLSIKSIKSPTQATSDIGDGINGLRWHQSSSGRMLPSIHQGSIDTLQCSKNVPQICVIAPHRIRLQQDKKKFLSDIIQPPNDVKRSRVICLQKQHPNESLGIRLAQQNLKEQIKYIIVQLEPDGIAHRDGRLRLGDEIVEVEGKDLQALKSLEEVQEFLKSFKILKIHLTTAYEEILPQGLTETTMLSKEYKHKNLLDISQHDTTQHEYKNNNENVMSEEKISIKNSENLQIKKRPNYLSLSCTVKNRKESIDSMGDTGDQYITEHVAKFEKGNGKPSLGFSVVGGRDSPRGEMGIFVRRIFPGGQADASKALLQGDEILSLNGKQLRGCTHQEVIELFKAVREGVVVLNFIRRHKYPKTPLKSAPY, encoded by the exons ATGTTTAAACGACTGGGAAAATCGAGAAGACACAGTAATGATGAAGCTGGTCCATCATTATCACAAATACCATTGGATATTaaaccatttaaaaataaatcccTCTCGGAACATGAATTTAATCAGTCACTAAATCCATCAATATTACATagttcaaaatttaaatatgctAGACATAGTTTTGGTGAtgcatcatcaataaatatcatGAAGCCTGATGAAAatggattaaataaaaatattaaagttgaTACTGATTATCAAACTGTCATGGCTGTACCAGCTTTTATAGTTGAACATGAGCCTGAAAAACATCGag gtcATTTAAGTGTTTGGGGCagaaaaatgagtaaaaaaattgaatcatttCGTAAATGTGGCTCAAGAGAATGTATATCTACACTAAATGAAGAtgatgttataaataataataacaataataaaaacaataataataatataaatcattttggaaaaaatgaacaaaaaataacaccAAAACGTTCAGCATCaccatttaaatcatttttcattCGCATGGGTTCAACTGGTATGTTGAATTCAACGAGAAATAGATGTTCATCAATAATAGATGatagaataaatatatcagaaaaagataatttatttagaagTTGTAGTACATCACAATTAAATACAAGTCCAACATATGTTAAAGGTGATGATCCATCAGATGGTATTGATTTACAAATATCAAATCGTAATATTAAAACAGTATCATGTGATAATCTTGCAAATAAAGAATGTCATGATGCTTTTGATGAAACATCATTGGGTAGTGTGTCATTAACAAATTATACATCATCATCTGGTTTTGTTGCttgtgattttaataatattaaaaatgataatttacgtAAATCAAGTAGTTGTGATTTTAaagaagttaaaaaaacaaattttccaTATGCATTTTTACGATCAAAGTTATCTGTTTTACCAGAAGAACAATGTAAAAGAGATTGTAAAGAAGatagattatttaaaacaacatctgaagaaaattttcaaattttaaaaattgaagaattatATGATGGTACAACGACACTTGGTAGAAAACGtaataatgaacaaaaaaataaattaaatataaaatattgtagaaATTCATATGCTGAATATCGttgtgttgatgatgatataaaaaataaaatttatgaaccAGATAGTTATAGTCTTAATCCAagtgatttaaataatgatgttaaaaaaaataatatatctgatgaaataaattacagtaaatttataaaaaattcaagatgtaATAATAAACCACCAACATTAGTTGAATCAAATCATGAAACCTCAGATTATAATTTAGTTAATGATTACAGATTATCTGACACATTTTCACTAAGTACAGAGCTTGATGTTATTGCAACATTAAGAAATCAACGTCGTAATTCAGTACCATGTTCTGAACAAAGACTTTCATCACATTATGTTAGCTCAAATGAATCTGGTTATGATAGTGATGGTCCTGGTCGTGGTGAATCAACagttaattatgaaaatgaaatttctaataataaatttacagatAGTTCAGATACAAGTAGTGTAATTGATTcagaaattgaaaaaccaaTTAGAAGTTCAACACCAAGAGGTTGTCGTAATAATTCATTGGATAATTTGAgtattaaaagtattaaatcaCCAACACAAGCTACATCTGATATTGGTGATGGAATTAATGGTCTTCGATGGCATCAAAGTTCATCTGGTAGAATGTTACCAAGTATACATCAAGGATCAATTGATACCCTACAGTGTAGTAAAAACGTACCACAAATTTGTGTAATTGCACCACATAGAATTAGACttcaacaagataaaaaaaaatttctcagtgATATTATTCAACCACCAAATGATGTCAAACGATCTCGTGTTATTTGTCTACAAAAACAGCATCCAAATGAAAGTCTAGGTATTAGATTGGCACAACAAAATTTGAaggaacaaattaaatatattattgttcagCTGGAACCAGATGGAATTGCTCACAG AGATGGAAGGCTAAGACTGGGTGATGAAATTGTCGAGGTAGAAGGAAAAGATTTACAAGCCTTAAAAAGCTTAGAAGAAGtgcaagaatttttaaaatcatttaaaattttaaaaattcatttaacaaCAGCTTATGAAGAAATTTTACCTCAAGGATTAACTGAAACAACAATGCTCTCTAAggaatataaacataaaaatcttTTAGATATTTCACAGCACGATACAACTCAgcatgaatataaaaataataatgaaaatgtcaTGTcggaagaaaaaatatcaataaagaatagtgaaaatttacaaattaaaaaaagaccaAATTATCTGTCACTTTCTTGTACAGTAAAAAATCGTAAAGAATCGATTGACTCAATGGGAGATACTGGTGATCAATATATAACAGAACATGTtgcaaaatttgaaaaaggaAATGGTAAACCAAGTCTTGGATTTAGCGTTGTAGGTGGCCGTGACAGTCCTCGTGGtgaaatgggaatttttgttAGACGAATATTTCCTGGTGGACAAGCTGATGCATCAAAAGCCCTATTGCaag GTGATGAAATTCTCAGTCTCAATGGTAAACAACTCAGAGGGTGTACACATCAAGAAGTCATTGAGCTTTTTAAAGCTGTCAGAGAAGGAGTTgttgtattaaatttcatcAGGAGGCAcaa GTATCCAAAGACTCCATTGAAATCAGCGCCTTACTGA
- the LOC122858242 gene encoding uncharacterized protein LOC122858242, giving the protein MRWFRGNVEAPKLLSLSPLRGDDTDADTIHFRSRSRDKSPVRWPRRKSSSPEKNCYNVQTSKITTEKCSSSKKDKKKIHEERKKFCEKKNPLLDRVKNTRLSFFKDKINDDYNDDSLQCNSMCDIENLELKRTDNRRSICEIDFKKINDKEKLQIKKKTRSKSHTRISLKKNIDDKFNYLGFNTSTSSNKSCWSKDDNVSSISPPKTRKSFHGHKNFLKDYTGSKKTIDIDNIDDDKDLSFNNSTLVDSHQSPSSCLASKFRAMQDRYVKSSTNRLIAKIYRKDVKDNDKRRLRSFSYGALPGLEELRTNPLFEDHEQDDNDSGILDSGSATSSLFDDRCGSGASGLITNDSSPSQILPKTKTTTSSTSSASPTSSSSSSFDLEQNQSSKTDSNNSEYLGKKNNKKDLHKIYTKMSVHNLSLGIEKNPLNTIYNIKKNEIKNDKINLFNNENDKSKQLKVVRSSSCTTETIVLKLKREFSDQSLGIFIAKNKNLSNGYLVAHVVPNGLADKEGTLKIGDEILIVNGKRLKGLDMSEARCVLGSGNTPGDVDIVISRYINIEQPKKLKESSVDYENITIDNNKIINDSIDSPKLHFKKNHPRHYRDKKNESARSINSDKCRLVNSGTSQISTNFCTLPRRPKTSVTTFHTVVFEKGHGKKSLGFTIVGGRDSPKGSIGIFIKSVLPGGQAAEDGRLRAGDEILAVNGQVSHDLTHRQAVQLFRNIKSGSLALHLCRRVKQRDAQSIKAKSCADLLTVDA; this is encoded by the exons atGCGTTGGTTTCGGGGCAACGTCGAGGCACCAAAATTACTGAGTCTAAGTCCACTGCGAGGTGATGATACAGATGCGGATACAATTCACTTTCGTTCCAGATCAAGag ataaatCACCAGTTAGATGGCCACGTAGAAAATCATCAAGtccagaaaaaaattgttacaaTGTTCaaacatcaaaaataacaactgaAAAATGTAGTAGtagtaaaaaagataaaaaaaaaattcatgaagaaagaaaaaaattttgtgaaaaaaaaaatccattattaGATAGAGTTAAAAATACAAgattaagtttttttaaagataaaattaatgatgattataatgatgatagtTTACAGTGTAATTCAATGTgtgatattgaaaatttagaattaaaaagaaCAGATAATCGTAGATCAATAtgtgaaattgattttaaaaaaataaatgataaagaaaaattgcaaattaaaaaaaaaacaagatcaAAATCACATACAAGAAtatcactaaaaaaaaatatagatgataaatttaattatttgggttttaatacatcaacatcatcaaataaatcatgTTGGTCAAAAGATGATAATGTATCATCAATAAGTCCACCAAAAACACGTAAAAGTTTTCATggtcataaaaattttttaaaagattatactggttcaaaaaaaacaattgacatTGATAATAtagatgatgataaagatttatcatttaataatagtaCACTAGTTGACAGTCATCAAAGTCCATCAAGTTGTCTAGCATCAAAATTTCGAGCAATGCAAGATCGTTATGTTAAAAGTTCAACAAACAGATTAATAGCTAAAATATATCGTAAGGATGTGAAAGATAATGATAAACGTAGACTGCGTAGTTTTTCATATGGTGCATTACCAGGTTTAGAAGAGCTACGTACAAATCCATTATTTGAAGATCATGAACAAGATGACAATGATTCTGGAATATTGGATAGTGGCTCAGCAACAAGTTCTCTATTTGATGATCGATGTGGTAGTGGTGCTTCTGGATTAATAACAAATGACTCTTCACCATCACAAATATtaccaaaaacaaaaacaacaacatcatcaacatcttcAGCATCACCAACGTCATCGTCATCTTCGTCATTTGATTTAGAACAAAATCAAAGCTCAAAAACAGATTCAAATAATTCTGAATatttaggtaaaaaaaataataaaaaagatttacataaaatttatacaaaaatgagTGTACATAATTTAAGTCttggtattgaaaaaaatccattaaatacaatatataatattaaaaaaaatgaaataaaaaatgataaaattaatttatttaataatgaaaatgataaaagtaaacaattaaaagttgTTAGATCAAGTTCATGTACAACTGAAacaattgtattaaaattaaaacgtgAATTTTCTGATCAATCATTAGGTATatttattgctaaaaataaaaatttaagtaatgGTTATTTAGTTGCTCATGTTGTACCAAATGGTCTTGCTGATAAAGAAGGAACACTTAAAATTGgtgatgaaatattaattgttaatggTAAAAGATTAAAAGGACTTGATATGTCAGAAGCAAGATGTGTACTTGGTAGTGGTAATACACCTGGTGATGTTGATATTGTTATATCAagatatattaatattgaacaaccaaaaaaattaaaagaaagtaGTGttgattatgaaaatataacaattgataataataaaattataaatgattcaattgattcaccaaaattacattttaaaaaaaatcatccaaGACATtatagagataaaaaaaatgaatctgCACGTTCAATAAATTCAGATAAATGTCGTCTAGTTAATAGTGGAACATCACAAATTTCAACTAATTTTTGTACTCTACCTAGACGACCAAAAACTTCTGTAACGACATTTCACACAGTGGTATTTGAAAAAGGTCatggaaaaaaatcattgGGATTTACTATTGTCGGTGGTAGAGACAGTCCCAAAGGAAGCATCG gTATCTTCATTAAGTCAGTTTTACCGGGTGGTCAAGCTGCTGAAGATGGACGATTGCGAGCTGGAGATGAAATTTTAGCAGTAAATGGACAAGTTTCTCATGATTTAACACATCGTCAAGCTGTacaattatttagaaatattaaaagtgGCTCACTTGCTTTACATCTCTGTCGTAGAGTCAAACAACGTGATGCACA atcaATCAAGGCTAAATCATGTGCTGATTTATTAACAGTCGATGCTTAA